One region of Camelina sativa cultivar DH55 chromosome 6, Cs, whole genome shotgun sequence genomic DNA includes:
- the LOC104790895 gene encoding UDP-glycosyltransferase 76E4-like, which yields MENRAEKRRIVLVPVAAQGHVTPMMQLGKALQSKGFSITIAQRQLKQISSSLQHVPGFDFVTIPESLPQFESKKLGPAEFLMNLNRTSEASFKECISQLLLQQGNDIACIIYDKLMYFCEAAAKDFNLPSIIFSTSSATIQVCYSVLSKLNAEKFLTDMKDPEMKDKMLEGLHPLRYSDLPTSGFGPLEPLLEMCKEVVNTRTASAIIINTAYCLESSSLSWLQQELGITVYSLGPLHTTSSLLEPSLLQEDRSCVEWLNKQKPRSVIYISLGSKAHMETKEMLEMAWGLANSNQPFLWVIRPGSILSFDGTESLLDEISKIVSERGYIVKWAPQIEVLGHPAVRGFWSHCGWNSILESILEGVPMICRPFQGEQKLNAMYVESVWRIGIQVGGEVERGSVERAVKRLMMDEEGAAMRERVLDLKEKLNASVRSGGSSYNAFDELVKYLNTNQRC from the exons ATGGAGAACAGGGCAGAAAAGAGAAGGATTGTGTTAGTTCCAGTTGCTGCACAAGGTCATGTAACTCCAATGATGCAACTTGGGAAAGCCCTTCAGTCAAAGGGTTTCTCAATTACAATTGCTCAGAGACAGTTAAAGCAAATAAGCTCTTCACTGCAACATGTTCCTGGTTTTGACTTTGTCACCATACCAGAAAGCTTACCTCAGTTTGAATCTAAGAAACTAGGACCGGCCGAGTTTCTGATGAATCTTAACAGAACCAGCGAGGCAAGCTTCAAAGAGTGTATAAGTCAGTTATTGCTGCAACAAGGCAATGATATCGCATGTATCATCTATGACAAGCTTATGTACTTCTGTGAAGCTGCAGCTAAAGATTTCAACCTTCCTAGTATCATCTTCAGCACCAGCAGTGCTACCATTCAAGTTTGCTACTCTGTGTTAAGTAAACTCAATGCCGAGAAGTTCTTGACCGATATGAAAG ATCCTGAAATGAAAGACAAGATGTTGGAAGGTTTGCATCCTTTAAGATACAGCGACCTACCTACTTCAGGATTTGGTCCATTGGAGCCACTTTTGGAGATGTGTAAGGAAGTAGTTAACACAAGAACAGCTTCAGCAATTATCATCAACACGGCGTATTGTCTAGAGAGCTCGTCGCTGTCCTGGCTACAACAAGAGCTCGGAATTACAGTGTACTCATTAGGCCCTCTTCACACTACATCTTCATTGCTGGAACCTAGTTTACTGCAAGAAGATAGGAGCTGCGTTGAATGGCTTAACAAGCAAAAACCAAGGTCAGTCATATACATAAGCTTGGGAAGCAAAGCTCACATGGAAACCAAAGAGATGTTAGAGATGGCTTGGGGATTGGCGAATAGCAACCAACCCTTCTTATGGGTCATCCGACCGGGTTCTATCCTTAGCTTCGACGGGACAGAGTCATTGCTAGACGAAATCAGTAAGATAGTCTCAGAAAGAGGATACATTGTGAAATGGGCACCGCAGATAGAAGTACTTGGACATCCTGCAGTGAGAGGCTTCTGGAGccattgtggatggaactcaaTACTTGAGAGCATTTTGGAAGGAGTTCCAATGATTTGCAGGCCATTTCAAGGCGAGCAGAAGTTAAATGCAATGTATGTAGAGAGTGTATGGAGAATAGGGATTCAGGTGGGAGGGGAAGTGGAAAGAGGAAGTGTAGAGAGAGCAGTGAAGAGGTTGATGATGGATGAAGAAGGTGCAGCCATGAGGGAGAGAGTCCTTgatttgaaagagaagcttAATGCCTCTGTGAGAAGTGGAGGCTCTTCATACAACGCATTTGATGAGCTTGTCAAGTACTTGAACACAAATCAAAGATGCTGA